One Peromyscus leucopus breed LL Stock chromosome 4, UCI_PerLeu_2.1, whole genome shotgun sequence genomic region harbors:
- the LOC114698969 gene encoding ankyrin repeat family A protein 2-like has protein sequence MSEAQLTVGGVTPRQVSAAASSDQRLLLAAGVVATETHAGQSGKNKKRKKIQDQVNSDLEVASVLFKAECNIHTSPSPGIQVRLVYTPSTRHFPSIKQSNILTNKHRGNEVSTTPLLANSLSVHQLAAQGEMLYLATRIEQENVINHTDEEGFTPLMWAAAHRQMVQFLLQNGADPQLLGKGRESALSLACSKGYTDTVKMLLDCGVGVNEYDWNAGTPLLSAVHGNHVKCVKMLLENGAVPTTGRDSGYSSMDSAVALGCRGVQQIIESHLLKPLQNIKE, from the exons ATGTCggaggcccagctcactgtgggtggtgtcacccctagGCAG GTCAGCGCTGCTGCCAGCTCTGATCAGAGGCTCCTGTTGGCAGCAGGAGTGGTCGCTACAGAGACTCATGCTGGTCAGAGTGGCAAGAACAAGA aaagaaaaaaaattcaagatcaaGTTAACTCTGACCTGGAGGTGGCGTCTGTCTTATTTAAAGCTGAGTGCAATATCCATACATCTCCTTCTCCTGGAATTCAAGTAAGGCTTGTCTACACCCCCTCTACAAGACATTTCCCATCCATAAAACAGTCAAATATCCTCACCAACAAGCACAGGGGAAATGAAGTCTCTACCACACCTCTGTTAGCAAATTCCTTGTCTGTTCACCAGTTGGCAGCTCAGGGAGAAATGCTCTACTTGGCTACTCGTATTGAACAAGAAAATGTTATCAATCACACGGATGAAGAAGGATTCACTCCCCTGATGTGGGCTGCGGCACACAGACAAATGGTACAGTTCCTACTTCAGAATGGTGCAGATCCCCAGCTTTTAGGAAAAGGTCGAGAAAGTGCCCTGTCATTGGCCTGCAGTAAAGGCTACACGGATACTGTCAAAATGCTGCTTGACTGTGGAGTTGGTGTAAATGAGTATGACTGGAACGCAGGGACACCTTTGCTTTCTGCTGTCCATGGGAATCATGTGAAGTGTGTAAAGATGCTGTTAGAAAATGGAGCTGTCCCAACAACTGGAAGAGACTCTGGATACAGCTCTATGGATTCAGCTGTAGCTTTGGGCTGCAGAGGTGTTCAACAGATCATTGAGTCACATCTGCTGAAGCCACTTCAAAACATCAAGGAGTGA